TCAGATTTTAATATTTGAACATCGTCTAAAATATTAGCATTCCATTCTTCTTTTTGAATGTAAGCCGTTGCTCCATCTTCGTTTTCTACAAAACTCTCGAAACCAGCGTAACCAAGTTCTGCTATTAAAATCTCTACGGCTGGCTGTAATGGCGCTACTTTAAAATAGTACCCAATATAAATAATATTTGACATTTGATTTTTTATTAAAGTGCAAATTTAAGCGTTATTAACGGAGTTCGTGATAAAATTTTATTAAAAATTATTTTGAAGCGACTGCTTTATGATGGTTTTAGCCTTTCGGACGTTCGGAGATATCTAACTTGATTTCGTAAACAGAAATTCTAATTGTTTATATTCTCTATAACCAAGTATGTGTGATTTCTCCTTGCATAGAAATGACAAAAGATTTAAAGGAAAATAACCGGTATTTATAAAACAAAAAACACCTTATCAAGTGAATGATAAAGTGTTTTACATTTTCAATACATCATTAAAAAAGTTGACGTATTTAATTTATTTTAAATAGAACTTTGCAAAAATGAAGACCCAAAAGGGCTGTCTCTACATTTTGCAGGTTAGCCCGTGTTAGAGATTGAGGCTTTGTTGGAGCTCTTTTTGTGTGGTTGCACCTATGCAACACAAAAAAGCGACTGCGGTAAGCTCGGCCCTTTTCGGGTAACGCCCTAATTACTTTTAACTAATTGTATGTTTTAAAAAGCATTTACAATTGCGAAAAAATCTTCCGCATTTAGAGCTGCTCCTCCAATTAAACCACCATCTACGTCTGGTTTAGAGAAAATTTCTTCAGCATTTGCTGGCTTAACGCTACCTCCGTAAAGGATAGAAACCTCATCGGCAACATCATTTCCGTATTTATCGGCTAAAGTTTTTCTAATAAATGCATGCATATCTTGAGCTTGCTCTGGGCTTGCTGTTTCTCCAGTACCAATGGCCCAAACAGGCTCGTAGGCTAACACAATGTTTTGAAATGCCGCTGCTTCTAAATGAAACAATGCATTTTTAATTTGATTACCAACTATAGTCTCTTCGTTTCCAGATTTTCTATCGGCTAATTCTTCACCAAAACAGAAAATTACACGCATACCTTTTGCTAGAGCTGCATCGGTTTTTTTAGCAAGTAACTCATCGGTTTCATTGAAATATTCACGACGCTCACTGTGACCTAAAATTACAGTATTAACGCCAATACTTTTCAACATACTTGCACTAATTTCACCTGTATAGGCTCCATTTTCTGCAAAGTGCATGTTTTGTGCTATAACTTCTATATTAGAAGTTTTTAATGCTTGATATGCCTGAAATAAATTGGTAAAGGTTGGTGCTACCATTACTTCTGCATTAGAGCTTGTTGTTTGATTTTTTAACGCAGTAATTAACGCTTCGGTTTGCGCTAAATCGTTATTCATTTTCCAGTTTCCTGCTACAATGTTTTTTCTCATAGTTGCCTTTTAACCTTCCCTAAATTGACAAGGATATTTTTTTAAAAAAGTTAGTAATTGTTGTTTTCTACTGCTAAAATAGTTAATTTTTTATAGCTTTTATTAACTTATCGTCATCAGCTTCAATAACATTAAATACAACGATTTCGCCAGCTTTATTTATTACCAAATATCTAGGAATCCAACTGATATTTAAAAAATCTGCAAAATCACAATCTTTAGCATTTGGCATAAAATAATGGTCGCCATTTACTTGGTATTTTGCAATACCGCGTTGCCAAGCCCCTTGCTCTCTATCTAAAGATAAAAACACATAGCCTATTTCTGGATTGTTGGCTTGTAGCGCCTTAACTTTAGGCATACCTTTAATACAATCGCTACACCAAGATGCCCAAACATCGATAACTATTGTTTTACCTTGGTGTTTATCTAATATGCTTTGGAAGGTTACCTCGTCGCCATTTTGAGCAATAAAGGTATCATTTAAAGCTTCGGCAGAAAATTGTTTTGGCTCGTCTTTACAGCTTAAAAAAGTGATTAATAAAACGAAAATATATTTAATCTTGTTCATATAAAAAGTGTTTGAAATGTTTACGCTTTTGCGGAAATAAATATTTATTTTAATTTAACTTTTGGATCTAACCAAACGTAGATTAAGTCGACAAAAATGTTGATAATTACAAATAATACAGCAATTACCAATACAGCGCCCATAATTACCGGTAAATCTAGAGTGTTTAAGGCATTTACAATTTCTTTCCCAAGGCCGTTCCACCCAAAAATATATTCTACAAAAACGGCTCCTGCAAGCATAGATGCAAACCAACCTGATATTGCTGTAACTACAGGATTTAAGGCGTTTTTTACAGCATGTTTTTTTATAATTTGAAATTCACTAAGTCCTTTAGCTCTTGCTGTTCTAATGTAATCTTGATTAAAAACCTCTAGCAAAGAATTTCGCATAAGCTGAATAACCACCGCCAACGGGCGTATACCTAAAACAACTGCCGGAAGTATTAAGTTTTTCCATTTTATGTGCATAGCCTCTCCAAAATCGTCTAGTTCGTACAAACTACCCGTCATCTCTAAATTGGTATATTCATGCAGTACAAAACCAAAAAACCAAGCAAACAGTATGGCACTAAAAAAAGAAGGTACGCTCATGCCTAGCGTGCTAAATATTTGAATTGTTTTATCGATCCATTGGTCTTTGTACAAAGCAGATACAATACCCAAAATAACACCTAATATCATGGCTATTACAATGGCTGAAACAGCTAGAACAAAAGTATTGGGTAAGGTTTCGCCTAATACCTGACTTACTTTTTTTCCTTGTTTTGTAAAGGATTCTCTCAAATAAGGAAATTTTAAAACCGTGGTTGTATTCCCTATAGTGAATAATTTACTCGCTGTATATTTTCCTTCGCGCAAAAAAGTATAATCATCTTTTTCTTTAGAATGAAATGACAATGGTGACAAATCGTTTAAATAATATAAATACTGCGTTCCTAAAGGCTTGTCAAAACCATATTTTTGCTTCACTATGGCGAGTTGCTCACTATCTTCATTTTGGCCCAACATCATTTGCGCAGGATCTCCGGGAAGCACATTAAATAAAAAGAAAATAACAGTAACAACCCCAAATAATGTTAGGATGGCGTATGCTATTTTATTTATTAAGTAATTCAAAATAATTGCTGGGTATTAATTATTGGTCTAGATAAAATTTCAATAAAGCATGATGCCTTATTTTTTTAGCATCACTTTTACTATCCCTGTATAATTATTAGTATTTGCAGTGTTCATAGAGTCTAGCTCTTCGTTTTGATCTTTTAAAACATTTACCGATTCTATAGTGTCTGCATCAAGCGCTTCAACCTCTGCTTTCGTTGCTGCTACACCATCTATTTGATATAAAATATTTTCTACTTTAACAGGCTCAGGAGCTCTTTCTACTTTCGGTAATTTAAGGTCGTCTAGATCGTTCCAATGTACTTTTTGTTTAATTGTTCCTTTATCTAATTCTATAACTCCAGGGTTAGAACGCACAATGGTTTTCAGAGCTTTCTCATCACATAAATAAAACTTAAAATCAATATCGTAAGCTTCTGCTATACGCTGTTTAGCAGCTTCTCCAGAGGCAGATAACCCAATAATTTCGTAACCGTTTCTTCTAGCTTCATCTTGCAATGCTTTTAATTTTAAAGCTCCTCCTTGTTCTATACTTTCTAAATTATAAGAAATAACAACAATTAGATTATCTCTATTTAAAAAGTAATCGGTTAAATTTTCATCTGCTGTTTCTATTGAAAAATCATAAATTGGCGGCTCGTAACCTGCAGAAATTTCTTTAGTATCTACACTTATAAATTCACCCTCAACAGATGGGTAAGAACCATTAGTAGTTATAATTTTTTCTTCGCCATTTACTTTAAATTTCCAAGCATATTCTGTTACCGGTTTTGCTGCACCTTCAGGCACCGTCATGCCCTCTTGTATATTAGCCCCAATGTGGTATGCTCTAAAATCTATTGCTGGTAAATGCATTAATACATGGTAACCAAACCATAAACTTGCAATAAAACTTAGTAGAGCTAAAACGGTTGTACCTAGCTTTCCGAAAAGGGGTTTTATGTGCTTTACTCCCGCAAATAAAATGAGAATAAAAAACAGTAACACAACATCTTTTGTAAAGCTTTCCATGGTGTTAATTTCAAGGCGTCACCGAAGCAACCGCAATCTTTTACTTTATCGAAATATGCTGAATAAAAAGTTAAAAATGTGAAGAAAACAATCATTAATAACAAACTCCATACAGTAAACTTAGGTTTATAACCAATGAGTAGAAATACACCTAAAACAACTTCGAACACAACAACTAGCACCGAAATCATTAAAGAATAAGGCTCTAAAAATGGTAAGTTTAAAACATCTTGACCAAAATATTCGGCTAATTTATATGAAAAACCTAACGGATCGTTAAGCTTAATGAATCCGGAAATAATAAATAGAACTCCTACAAATACTCGGCTTATACCTACTAAAAATTTCATGTGATATGTTTTTATATGAAACTTAAACCCTAAGCTTAAGTTTTGAAATGTGCTTACTGTTAACCTAAATTAATGGTCTTCACCTAAATGAATCATTGCGAAAATGGCATAATTAATCATGTCTTGATAATTAGCATCAATGCCTTCGCTTACTAAAGTTTCACCTTTATTATCTTCTATCTGTTTTACACGAAGTAATTTTTGCAAAATTAAATCGGTTAAACTACTCACGCGCATATCTCGCCATGCTTCTCCGTAATCATGGTTTTTGTTTTCCATTAAAGTTTTGGTAACCAAAATGTGCTTTTCATACAATTTGGTAGCTTCTTCTGTCGATAAATCGGGCTGTTCTACAACACCTAATTCCAACTGAATAAGCGCCATAATAGAGTAATTTATAATACCTATAAATTCGCTTACTTCACCTTCATCTACCTTTCTAACATCGTTTTGCTGTAAACCTCGAATACGTTGGGCTTTTATAAAAATCTGATCGGTTAGCGATGGTAAACGTAAAATTCGCCAAGCACTTCCATAGTCGCTCATTTTTTTAATGAATAAACTTTTACAAGTATTTACAACCGTATCGTATTGTTTTGAAGTATCTGGCATGTATCAATTATATTTTGTGTAAATTTCGCTTAAATTGTTTAAAGTTCAAAAGTTTTTAAGAGGAAGTTTGACGTTACAATTTTAAAGTTTTAGGTTTGATATTTAATATTGAAAATATTGACATTTTAAGAGGTTATGACCATTAATTGCAAAGGAACACTTATTGATTTATCGTCGCCAAAAGTGATGGGGATTTTAAATTTAACACCAGACTCATTTTATGATGGCGGACAGTATAAAGATGAAAAATCTATTCTGAACCATACCGAAAAAATGCTAACTGAAGGCGCTACTTTTATTGATATTGGTGCATATAGTTCGCGTCCAAATGCCGACCATGTAAGTGAAGCTGAAGAGTTAAAACGGATTTTGCCGATAGTAGAACTTCTAACAACAACCTTTCCTGAAATTTTAATTTCTATTGACACATTTAGAAGCGAGGTCGCAAAACAAGCTATTGAAACTGGTGCGGCATTAATAAACGATATTTCGGCAGGAAAGCTCGATGATAATATGCTGAAAACGGTTGCGGCCTTGCACGTACCCTATATCATGATGCATATGTGTGGCACTCCGCAAACCATGCAACAACATACCAATTACAACAATTTGGTTAAAGATATTATATTCTATTTTTCTAAACGTTTAATGGCTGCAAAAGAACTTGGTATTATGGACCTAATTGTAGATCCTGGTTTTGGTTTTGCAAAAACTTTAGAACAAAACTTTCAACTTTTAAACACTTTAGAATTATTTAACATACTCGAAAAACCATTACTTGTTGGTGTTTCTAGAAAATCGATGATTTACAAAACGCTTAACAATACAGCTAAAGAAGCTCTAAATGGCACATCGGTTTTAAACACTATTGCTTTGCTGAAAAACGCATCTATTTTACGCGTGCACGATGTAAAAGAAGCCATGGAAACTATTAAACTTGTTGAATCTCTCAATGCTTAAAATGAAACATTTACTTGCCTTTTTTATTACCGTTCTTTTTTTTTCTTGCGATAATGAAAAAATACTACAACTACCTGAAATTAGTCATTCTAAAATAACAGAAATCGATGATATTTCTCCAGCCTATCTTTTTTACGATTCGGAAAAAGACAGCATCGAATTAAACCGTAAAAACTTAATTAGCACAACCAATTGGCTCGTTAACGTCGATAAACGCTTAAGTTTAAAGTTGGCTATTCCGCAGATTACATTTCTTCAGAATAAAAAGAAAAACGCAGGACATAAAAAAGAAGGTATTAAAAACTACTTTACTTGTAATGATACGAGTTTAAAAAGCTTAGGTTTTATTGAATTTACTGAAACTGTTTATCATGAAGAAACGAGCTGGGAATACTTAGCAAAACTTTCAGATTTAAATGAAAGCAAAAACGCTATTTCTATATCATTTGATAACACCAACAGCATATCGATAATAGAAGTTGATAGCAGTTTAACTTCCACTAAAACAGACAAAAATAATCTATTGGCTGATTTAAAAAAACAAGATCTTGCCAACCGCAATATCTATTTAAATTTCAATGTAGATTTAAACTTTCAAGATTATATAACTTATAAATCACTGTTAGAAAAAGCCGATTTAAAAGAAAGTAAAATCTCAAACAACGAATTTATTTTTAATTAACCTTTATTCACTAAATTTACAAAAATACTTTCACCATTGGAAATTTTTAATGACCTCTTAAACTTTAAAATTGTTGATATTATTGATGTAATTCTGGTAGCAGTGCTCCTTTATTATGTTTATAAACTAACAAAAGGCACAGTTGCCATCAATATTTTTATTGGTATTATTATTATCTATTTTGTTTGGAAGCTTACCGAATTTCTAGAAATGGAATTACTTACCGGTATTTTTGGAGGCTTCATGAAAGTGGGGATTATAGCCTTAATTGTTGTCTTTCAACCAGAAATCAGGAAGTTTTTGTTAATGGTAGGTTCGACTAACTTTAACGGACGACGCAAATTTTTACAACAATTTAAATTCTTAAAAACAGAAACTAGCGATGCTACCGATGTTGACGTTATTGTATCGGCTTGTAATAAAATGGCAATATCTAAAACGGGTGCCCTTATTGTTTTTGAACGTAATAATAACTTAGATTTTATTGCCGCCTCTGGTGACGAAATGAATATAAAAGTAACTCAACCTATTATAGAAAGTATCTTCTTTAAAAATAGTCCGTTGCATGATGGCGCCATTATTATAAACGATAATATTGTTAAGGCCACTCGTGTAATTCTTCCTGTTAATAATGATAGAAGCATACCGAAACGTTTTGGACTTCGTCACAGAGCAGCTATTGGTGTTACCGAAAAAACAGACGCTTTAGCGCTTGTTGTAAGTGAAGAAACCGGACACATTTCTTATTTTAAAGATGGAGAATTTGTTGTTTTTGATGATACTAATGCACTTACCGAAATTATAAAAACAGATTTAGCTTAAATGAAATTAGCCTGTAAAAATTGCAAAAATTCACTACTTGAAAAAAGTAATTTCTGTAATTTATGTGGCGAAAAAACAGCTTACAAACGCCTGACGGTGAAATCTTTTTTTGCTCATTTTATCAATCAGTTTTTAAGTATTGATAATAAGCTTTTAAAAACTTTTATAGATTTATTTACAAGGCCTGATTTGGTTATTGACAGCTATGTTAAGGGCTTTAGAAAAACATATGTAAATGTCATTTCTTATTTAGGGTTATCGATAACTCTTATGGGACTTCAGTTTTTTATTCTGAAGAAATTCTTCCCAGAACTATTACAATATGGCTCAGGACTTGAACAACCAGAAGGTTTCGATATTAACAGTGTTATGGATTTCATTACAGAATATCAAAGTGTTATTACTTTGGTGTCTATTCCTGTATATTCCCTAATCTCAAGATTTGTATTTAAAAAGTCGAAAAAGTATAACGTAGCGGAACATTTCGTGATTATAACCTATACTTCGGCACACTGGTTTATTATATCATTTTTCATGATTTTAATAACTTTACCTTTTGGATTAAACTTCTACAACGCATCGCAATTAATTTCTATTCCAGCCTTGTTTTATATGGCTCATGTTTACAAAAAGTTATATGAGTTTTCGTGGAAATCGACAATATTGAGAACTATTTTATACGTTGTAATGAGCTTCCTTTTCCCGATGATTATAGCATTAATTTTCGGTATACTTTATGCAGTTTTTTATCTAAAAAATTAGTGAGCTAAACAATATCAACTAATAAAGATTAGGCAACATCTTCCTTTAAAAACTGAACTTCATATAAGTTTCTGTAATAACCATTTTCTTTTTTAAGAAGTTCATTATGCGTGCCTTGCTCAACAATTTTACCAGAATCCATCACGATAATTTTATCAGCCTTTTTAATGGTTGCTAAACGATGCGCAATAACTATGGAGGTTCTGCCTTTTGTGATTTTATCGGTCGCATTTTGAATAAGTTGTTCTGAATAAGAATCAACAGACGAAGTCGCTTCATCTAAAACCAAAATACTTGGGTTAGTAACGTAAGCACGTAAAAAGGAAATAAGCTGACGCTGACCAGAAGATAGCATCACCCCGCGTTCTTTTACATTATAA
The window above is part of the Algibacter sp. L3A6 genome. Proteins encoded here:
- the tpiA gene encoding triose-phosphate isomerase, producing the protein MRKNIVAGNWKMNNDLAQTEALITALKNQTTSSNAEVMVAPTFTNLFQAYQALKTSNIEVIAQNMHFAENGAYTGEISASMLKSIGVNTVILGHSERREYFNETDELLAKKTDAALAKGMRVIFCFGEELADRKSGNEETIVGNQIKNALFHLEAAAFQNIVLAYEPVWAIGTGETASPEQAQDMHAFIRKTLADKYGNDVADEVSILYGGSVKPANAEEIFSKPDVDGGLIGGAALNAEDFFAIVNAF
- a CDS encoding TlpA family protein disulfide reductase produces the protein MNKIKYIFVLLITFLSCKDEPKQFSAEALNDTFIAQNGDEVTFQSILDKHQGKTIVIDVWASWCSDCIKGMPKVKALQANNPEIGYVFLSLDREQGAWQRGIAKYQVNGDHYFMPNAKDCDFADFLNISWIPRYLVINKAGEIVVFNVIEADDDKLIKAIKN
- a CDS encoding ABC transporter permease, whose product is MLNYLINKIAYAILTLFGVVTVIFFLFNVLPGDPAQMMLGQNEDSEQLAIVKQKYGFDKPLGTQYLYYLNDLSPLSFHSKEKDDYTFLREGKYTASKLFTIGNTTTVLKFPYLRESFTKQGKKVSQVLGETLPNTFVLAVSAIVIAMILGVILGIVSALYKDQWIDKTIQIFSTLGMSVPSFFSAILFAWFFGFVLHEYTNLEMTGSLYELDDFGEAMHIKWKNLILPAVVLGIRPLAVVIQLMRNSLLEVFNQDYIRTARAKGLSEFQIIKKHAVKNALNPVVTAISGWFASMLAGAVFVEYIFGWNGLGKEIVNALNTLDLPVIMGAVLVIAVLFVIINIFVDLIYVWLDPKVKLK
- a CDS encoding DoxX family protein, with product MESFTKDVVLLFFILILFAGVKHIKPLFGKLGTTVLALLSFIASLWFGYHVLMHLPAIDFRAYHIGANIQEGMTVPEGAAKPVTEYAWKFKVNGEEKIITTNGSYPSVEGEFISVDTKEISAGYEPPIYDFSIETADENLTDYFLNRDNLIVVISYNLESIEQGGALKLKALQDEARRNGYEIIGLSASGEAAKQRIAEAYDIDFKFYLCDEKALKTIVRSNPGVIELDKGTIKQKVHWNDLDDLKLPKVERAPEPVKVENILYQIDGVAATKAEVEALDADTIESVNVLKDQNEELDSMNTANTNNYTGIVKVMLKK
- a CDS encoding MauE/DoxX family redox-associated membrane protein, translated to MKFLVGISRVFVGVLFIISGFIKLNDPLGFSYKLAEYFGQDVLNLPFLEPYSLMISVLVVVFEVVLGVFLLIGYKPKFTVWSLLLMIVFFTFLTFYSAYFDKVKDCGCFGDALKLTPWKALQKMLCYCFLFSFYLRE
- a CDS encoding DUF1599 domain-containing protein, which gives rise to MPDTSKQYDTVVNTCKSLFIKKMSDYGSAWRILRLPSLTDQIFIKAQRIRGLQQNDVRKVDEGEVSEFIGIINYSIMALIQLELGVVEQPDLSTEEATKLYEKHILVTKTLMENKNHDYGEAWRDMRVSSLTDLILQKLLRVKQIEDNKGETLVSEGIDANYQDMINYAIFAMIHLGEDH
- the folP gene encoding dihydropteroate synthase is translated as MTINCKGTLIDLSSPKVMGILNLTPDSFYDGGQYKDEKSILNHTEKMLTEGATFIDIGAYSSRPNADHVSEAEELKRILPIVELLTTTFPEILISIDTFRSEVAKQAIETGAALINDISAGKLDDNMLKTVAALHVPYIMMHMCGTPQTMQQHTNYNNLVKDIIFYFSKRLMAAKELGIMDLIVDPGFGFAKTLEQNFQLLNTLELFNILEKPLLVGVSRKSMIYKTLNNTAKEALNGTSVLNTIALLKNASILRVHDVKEAMETIKLVESLNA
- a CDS encoding diadenylate cyclase, with the protein product MEIFNDLLNFKIVDIIDVILVAVLLYYVYKLTKGTVAINIFIGIIIIYFVWKLTEFLEMELLTGIFGGFMKVGIIALIVVFQPEIRKFLLMVGSTNFNGRRKFLQQFKFLKTETSDATDVDVIVSACNKMAISKTGALIVFERNNNLDFIAASGDEMNIKVTQPIIESIFFKNSPLHDGAIIINDNIVKATRVILPVNNDRSIPKRFGLRHRAAIGVTEKTDALALVVSEETGHISYFKDGEFVVFDDTNALTEIIKTDLA
- a CDS encoding DUF3667 domain-containing protein → MKSFFAHFINQFLSIDNKLLKTFIDLFTRPDLVIDSYVKGFRKTYVNVISYLGLSITLMGLQFFILKKFFPELLQYGSGLEQPEGFDINSVMDFITEYQSVITLVSIPVYSLISRFVFKKSKKYNVAEHFVIITYTSAHWFIISFFMILITLPFGLNFYNASQLISIPALFYMAHVYKKLYEFSWKSTILRTILYVVMSFLFPMIIALIFGILYAVFYLKN